ATGCGGCCGTCCACCAGCGCCATGTCCACGATGTGGCGCAGGAACACCTCCGCCTCCGGGCTGCCGCGCGGCACCAGGCGCTCGAAGAGCTGGGGCCCGGCGTTGAGCGCCATCTCCACGTTGGCCCACGACACGCTCCAGCGCTCCGCGCACAGCTTGAGCAGGCGGCGCTCGGCGCTGCTGACCTCGCCGTCCGCGGCGGCGATGGACGCCATCATGTAGAGCAGCCGCTCGCGCTCCTTCACGTCCGTCACCACCCGGTCGCCGTCGGTGTCGCCACGACCGCCCGCGTCCATGCCCACGGGCGGGGGCGCCATGGTGCCGCGCTCGGCCTGGCGCCGCTGCTGGTAGCGCTCCGCCTGCGCGGTGGACCGCCGCGCGTGGTGCACGTTCCAGGACTCGAAGGGGAGGGCGGACGCGAGCACCCAGTCCCGCTCGCCGTTGCCCAGCACCGTGCCGCAGAACTCGCAGGTGTTGGCCGCGCTGTTCGTCGTGGGCGCATTGCACTGCGGGCAGCGGTCCGTGGACATACCGGTGTCCGTGTTCGTCTTCGCGCCGTGGCGGCGCACCAGCGTGAAGACCCAGCGCTGCGGCACCGTGGGCAGGCTCGGCGGCTTCTCGTTCACGGGGCCGATCCCCATGCGGGCGCTCCAGCGGATCTCCACCTGGGCCTCGTCGAAGGACTCCGGGTGCACCTCCAGCGCTCTCACGTCCACCGCGCCCACGGCGCACTCCAGGAAGACGCGGCGGCGGCCCTGCTTCGCCAGCTGGCCCAGCTCCGCGTCCAGCTTGGTGAGGGCGTCCGCGTTGGCGACCTTGGACAGGCGCTGCGTCTCGTTGCGGCTCTGAGCGTCGATCCACTTCCAGAACAGGAGCGACGCGCGGTCCTCCAGCATCTCCAGGTTGAGCGCGGGGTCCGCCTCGCGCGCCTGCATCAGGCCGTCCACCTGCTTGTGGTGGCGCACGTGCTCCACGCCCTGGGTGATTTCAGAGAGCGTCCAGTCGTAGTTGCCGGAGTTCACCACCGCGTTGCAGAACTCGCAGGTGTTGGACGCGCCGCCCTTGTAGGGCGCGCCGCAGTTGGGGCACTTGCCCTGGAACAGGTCCTCGCCAATGCGCGTCTGCGCGCCCGGCTTGCGCACGAAGGTCCACACCTCCGTGAACGTCTCCGGGGCCACCTTGCTGGCGGCGGCCATGGCCTGCGCATCCGTCTGGTTCGCGGGCACGTCCGTGTCGCGGATGCTGGCGCGCACGCGCACGTGGATGCTGTCGTACCACTGCGTCTGGTGCAGGCCGATGAGCTGTACGTCCAGCACCTTCATGTCCGCGAGCGCGTCCCGCACGCCCTGCGCCTGCATCAGCGCCAGCTGCACGTTGAAGCGCTGCCACGTCGCGTCCGACAGGAAGGGGCGCACCGGCGTCATGTCCCGGCGGAACCACGACTTCTGCAATTCGATGAAGAGCCAGCGCACCTTCTCCAGCGTGGGCTCCAGCTCGAAGGACGGGTCCTTGAGCTTCAGCGCGTTCACCCAGCCCTGCACGTCGCGGCCGGACACCTCCGTGCGCGCCTCCGCCTCGCGCTGATCCAACGCGCGCCGGGTGGTGGCGTCCGGGTGCAGGTTGCGCTTGTAGAGCCAGTAGAGCCCGCCGCCGATGATGAGCAGGGGAATGGTCACCTTCGGATACAGGAAGAGGATCCGGAGGAGGTCGAAGATCAGCCAGAGGGGCAGGCCGTCCCCCCCACCGCCGCCCCCGCCCCGGTCGCGTCCGGAGGTGTAGTGCTCGCCGCCGCCGCCGCGCGCCAGGGCCACGAGGGGCAGGGCGAGCACGAGCAGGGTGGAGACGGTGAGCAGTCCGGGCAGCCACCGCCACGGGCGGTTCGTCGTTGGGCACGAAGACATGGGCGAAATCCTATCCGTTTACGGCTTGCCAGACTGGGGAACAGGTTTCAGGCTGCGCGCCATTCACGCGGGCCCACCGCGGCCTGTCACGGGGAGCGAAGATGCCTGAGTTCAAGGTCGACGCGCGCGGCGCCATCGAGATCTGGACCATCGACGGCGAGAGCCGCCGCAACGCCATCAGCCGCGCGATGCACCGGGAGCTGGACGCGCTCGTGGCCCGCGTGTCCTCCGGCCGCGCGGTGCGCGCCGTCATCCTCACCGGCGCGGGCGACAAGGCCTTCTGCGCGGGCGCGGACCTGAAGGAGCGCACCACCATGTCGGAGGACGAGGTGCGCGCCTTCCTCAACGGCCTGCGCGTCACCCTGCGCGCCATCGAGAAGAGCGACTGCGTCTTCATCGCCGCCATCAACGGCGCGGCCTTCGGCGGCGGCACGGAGCTGGCCCTGGCGTGCGACCTGCGCATCGCCTCGCCCGCCACGGAGATGGGCCTCACGGAGGTGAAGCTGGGCATCATCCCCGGCGGCGGCGGCACGCAGCGGCTCTCGCGGCTCATTGGCCCGGGGCGCGCCAAGGACCTCATCCTCAGCGCCCGGCGCGTGAACGCGGCGGAGGCCTTCAGCATCGGCCTGGTGAACCGGCTGGCCCCGGAAGGGCACCTGCTGGAGGTCGCCTTCCAACTGGCGGAGGCCGTCGTGGACAACGCCCCCGTGGCCGTGGCCACCGCGAAGCACGCCATCGACGAGGGCACCGGCCTGGAGCTGGATGACGCGCTGGCGCTGGAGCTCAAGAAGTACGAGGAGGTGCTCAAGACGGAGGACCGGCTGGAAGGGCTCCGCGCCTTCGCGGAGAAGCGTCCCCCTGTCTATAAAGGCCGCTAGGCCCTTCGAAAGCGACAGGGGCGGCAGGCCCGCGGTTGCCCGCGGACCGTGCTGCCCCTGCCTGCTTCCATCACATCAAGCTCAGGCGCTCGCGGTCTTCTCGCCGCCGATGTTCACGCCCTGCTTGTTGATGTAGCCCATCGCCTTGTCCTTGACGGTGGTGCGCAGCTCCGTGCCGCGGCTCGGGGCCATCAGCAGGGCCACGATGCTGCCCGCGGCGGCGCCCAGCAGGAACGCCCCCAGGCCGCCCATCCCCGAGCGCGCCGGCTTGTACGTCGTCAATCCCACATAGCGCAGCGCGTCGTCCGCGTCGAAGTTGTCCCAGGACTTACGGGCGACCTTGCCCGCCTTGTCCGCGTACTCGGGGAGCTGGTCGAGCAGTTGGTGCGCCAGGAACTGGCGGTACAGCTTGCTCTTGGCCAAAGCCTTCGCCTGCCACGTCGCCTTCTTCGCTCTGAACATGGGTCCCTCCTGGTCCGAAGTCCGGATGCCGTTCACGGGGCGGCCATGGCCCGCCTGGGTGCACACCCCCCGTGCGACATGAAGGTAGGCAGGGTGCCCCCCGGCGCCATCCCCCGAAGCGCTCTGTCGTAGCCCCTTGCGTCGTCCGCTGGACGGCACGGCTGGTGCTTCGGCTGGCAAGAAGGCAGCCAGGCCAGGGGATTCTTGGTATGGGACGGCGGCCATGTCCTCAGACCAGACACTGCTCGAGAAGATCGCCCAGGTGGAGAAGGGCGGCGCGCCCAAGTACCACGCGAAGAACGCGGAGACCGGCAAGCTCTTCGCGCGCGAACGCATCCGCCTGCTCGTGGACGCGGACTCCTTCGTGGAGGACGGCAAGCTCGCCAACAACCTGGACCCGGAGCTGCCCTCCGACGGCGTCATCACCGGCATGGGCCGCATCGATGGCCGCCCGGTGGCCATCATGGCCAACGACTCCACGGTGAAGGCCGGCAGCTGGGGCGCGCGCACGGTGGAGAAGATCCTCCGCATCCAGGAGACGGCGAGGGCGCAGCGCTGCCCCCTCTTGTACCTGGTGGACAGCGCGGGTGCGCGCATCACGGATCAGGTGGAGATGTTCCCCGGCCGCCGCGGCGCGGGCCGCATCTTCTACAACGAGGTCCACCTGTCGGGCTTCGTCCCGCAGATCTGCCTGCTCTTCGGCCCGTCCGCCGCGGGCGGCGCGTACATCCCCGCGTTCTGCGACCTGGTCATCATGGTGGAGGGCAACGCCTCCATGTACCTGGGCAGCCCGCGCATGGCGGAGATGGTCATCGGTGAGAAGGTCACGCTGGAGGAGATGGGCGGCGCGAAGATGCACTGCTCCGTGTCCGGCGTGGGCGACGTGCTGGTGAAGACGGAGCAGGACGCCATCGCCGCGGCGAAGCAGTACCTGGCCTTCTTCCCGGAGAACTTCGCCAAGGCCCCGCCCCAGGTGCCGGTGAAGGCCCCCAAGCACAGCGGCAAGCGCGTGGATGAGATCGTCCCGCCGGATCAGAACAAGCCGTTCGACATGCACGCCCTCATCACGGAGCTCATCGACGAGGGCAGCTGGTTCGAGGTGAAGAAGCTCTTCGCGCAGGAGCTGATCACCGGCCTCGCGCGCATTGGCGGCCGTCCGGTCGGCATCGTCGCGAACCAGCCCAAGTACAAGGGCGGCGTGCTCTTCGTGGACAGCGCGGACAAGGCGGCCCGGTTCATCTGGCTGTGTGACGCGTTCAACATCCCGCTGCTGTATCTGTCGGACGTGCCGGGCTTCATGATCGGCACCAAGGTGGAGCGCGCGGGCATCATCCGCGCGGGCGCGAAGATGATCTCCGCGGTGTCGGAGGCCAGCGTGCCGCGCATCTGTGTGGTGGTGCGCAAGGCGTACGGCGCCGGCCTCTACGCCATGAGCGGGCCTGGATTCGCCCCTGAGGCCACGCTGGCGCTGCCCCAGGCGATGATCGCCGTGATGGGCCCGGAGGCGGCGGTGAACGCCGTCTACTTCAACAAGATTCAAGAGCTGCCGGAGGCCGAGCGGCCGGCCTACGTCCAGAAGCTGCGCGACGAGTACAAGCAGGACGTGGACATCTACAAGCTGGCCAGCGAGCTCATCATCGACGCCGTGATTCCCGGCGACTCCCTGCGCGGGGAATTGCTCCAGCGTTATTCGCTTTATGCGGACCGGTTCCAGCCCCGTGCGGAGAAGAAGCACGGCGTCCACCCCGTCTGAAGTTTCCCCACCAGCACTCACGCTCTAGATTCCGCACCCGACCATGGACTTCGAACTTCCTGAAAGCCACCGCGCCCTCCAGGCCTCCCTCCGTGAATTCTGCGAACGCCGCGTGAAGCCGTACGCGCGCGAGTGGGACAAGGACGAGAAGTTCCCCATGGAGGTGGTGAAGGAGCTGGGCCAGTTGGGCGTGCTGGGCATGCTCGTCTCCGAGGAGTACGGCGGGGCGGCCATGGACTCGCTCGCCGTGGCGGTGGCCGTGGAGGAGATCGCCCGCTACGACGGCTCGCTCGCCCTCACGGTGGCCAGCCACAACGGCCTGGGCACCAGCCACGTGCGCGTCTTCGGCAACAAGGCGCAGCACCAGCGCTACCTGCCCAAGCTCGCCACCGGCGAGTACCTGGGCGCGTGGGGCCTCACCGAGCCGGGATCCGGCTCGGACGCGTCCGGCATGCGCACCACCGCCGTGAAGAAGGGCAACAAGTGGGTGCTCAACGGCGCGAAGATGTTCATCACCCAGGGCACGGTGGGTGACGTGTTCGTGGTGCTGGCGCTCACGTCGCCGGAGAAGCGCCAGAAGGGCATCACCGCCTTCGTGCTGGAGAAGGGCCTCCCCGGCTTCAGCCAGCGCTCCATCCACGGGAAGCTGGGCATGCGCTCGTCGGACACGGCGGAGCTCATCCTCGAGAACGTGGAGGTCGGTGACGACGCCATCGTGGGCGAGGTCGACCGCGGCTTCATCGACACGCTGAAGATCCTCGACAAGGGCCGCATCACCATCGGCGCACTGTCGGTGGGCCTGCTGCGCGGCGCGCTGGAGGAGTCGGTGGCGTACTCCAAGGACCGCACCGCGTTCGGCCAGCCCATCGGCGAGTTCCAGGGCCTGCGCTGGATGATGGCGGACATGAAGACGGAGCTGGAGGCGGCGCGCCTGCTGGTGCACCGCGCGGCGCGGCTCGCGGACGCGGGCCAGCCGTACTCGCAGGCCGCGTCCATGGCCAAGCTCTTCGCGTCGGAAGCGGCCATGCGCGGCTGCAACAAGGCGGTGCAGATCCACGGCGGCTACGGCTACACGCGCGAGTTCCCGGTGGAGCGCTACCTGCGTGACGCCAAGCTCTGTGAGATTGGCGAGGGCACGAGCGAAATCCAGCGCACCATCATCGCCCGCGAGACCTTCAAAGGGGCCTGATGGATACCGCTCGGCTGCGTGAGCTGGGGCTCCAGGTCCGTGAGGAGCCGTCCGGCGTCGAGGTGATGCTGGACCTGGAGGCCGCGTCCCTGGTGAACCCCATCACCAAGGACTTCATCACCGACATCACCTTCCAGGTGATGGGTGACCGGCTCATCCCCATCGCGCCGCCGACGGTGGTGGGCATGACGCCCATCCTGCTGTCCGCCATCGACGCGGCGGAGGAGATGCAGGCGCTCTTGCTGGACACCTTCAGCGACCACGTCTTCCACCTGCAGCGCCGCTCGGAAGAGCTCCAGTTGCTGGGCCTGTCCGCGGACGTGGATCCGCAGTCGCTGGAGCTGTCCACGTCCGTGAGCGAGGGCGCGCTCGCGGTGAAGCTGGTGGCGGACCGGCAGGGCAACTTCCGCATCGCGCAGGCCATCCGGGGCGGGGAGGAGCTGGCCACCGCCGCGGGGCACGTCATCGAGCTGTCGGAGTTCCGCGAGCGGGCCGCGCTGACGGGCTACCTGTCCGCGCTGCTCGGCGAGCCGATGCCGAAGGCCTCCCAGGCGCCGTCCGGCCCGGAGCCGGTGCGCTTCGTGGAGATTGTCGAGAAGTTCGGCCCGCAGGCGCTGGTGCCGCCGCGCAGCAGCCTGGAGCTGCTGGCGCAGCTCCAGGTGGAGGGCAAGGCCTACCGCTTCGCCGCCGCGCGCATCGCCGGGCGCACCTTCCGGGGCCTGCTGGCGGGCACCCAGGGCAAGGTGTGGGCGGGCCGCTTCGAACTGGATGAGTTCCCCGGCGTGGTGCGGATGGTGGCGGACCTGTTGAAGGTCGCTCCCGAGGCCGTGCGCCTCGTGGGCCCGGACGCCCCCCAGGAGTGAGCCGCGTGGAGAAGATGACCCTGGCGGAGCGGGTGCAGGCCCTGGAGGCGCGCCTGGGCGTGCAGTTCTCCAAGCGCGACCTGGCCCTGGAAGCGCTCACGCACAAGACGTACGTCAACGAGAACCGCGACCAGAACCTCAAGGACAACCAGCGCCTGGAGTTCCTGGGCGACGCCGTCGTGGACCTGGCCGTGAGCCACCGGCTGATGGACCGCTGCCCCGGCGTCCCCGAAGGCGAGCTCACCAAGATGCGCGCCCGCATCGTCCACGAGGAGGGCCTGGCCCGCGTGGCCCGGAGCCTGCGCCTGGGCGAGCTGCTGCTGCTGGGCCGGGGCGAGTCCCAGTCCGGCGGCCGCGACAAGAACTCGCTGCTCGCGGACGCGCTGGAGGCCGTGCTGGGCGCCGTCTACCTCAGCGGCGGCCTGGAGCCGGCGCTGGCGCTGGTGGACCGCTGCTTCGGGGAGCTGGTGGAGGAGGTGGCCTCCGGCGCCGGCCGCCTGGACTACAAGACGCTCCTCCAGGAGCTGTCCCACGAGAAGCTCAAGCTGTCGCCGCGCTACCGGGTGGTGTCGGAGACGGGCCCCGAGCACTCCAAGGTGTTCGAGGTGGAGGTGTGCATCGGGGAGGCGGTGTACGCCCGCGCCACCGGCCGGAACAAGAAGGAGGCCGAGCAGGCAGCCGCTCGCACCACGCTGGAGCGCCTGAAGGCGGAGGCCGCCGCGGAGCCCCCGGTCGTGGTGGCACCCGTCCCGGGAGGTCCTTCACCGGACGACCCTCCGGCGTGAAAGCCCTTGGAGGGGGAGGGGGGTGGGGGGTAGGGTCCGCGCCTTCCTGCCCTGGAGGCTGTCCCGTATGCACCGTCTTCTCGGTATCACCGTGGCGCTGGCCGCCTCCGCGGCCCTGGCCGCCGAGCCCGCCGCGGGCCCCTGGACGAAGAAGGTCCAGGCCGGCAAGGACCTCTACGCGACCCTGAAGACGAGCCAGGGCGTCATCACCGTGAAGCTCTTCTCCAAGGATGCGCCCAACACGGTGGCGAACTTCGTGGGTCTGGCCACGGGTGAGAAGACCTGGACCGACCCGAAGACGGGCGAGCCGGTGAAGGGCAAGCCGCTCTACGCGGGCACCGTGTTCCACCGCGTCATCCCGGGCTTCATGATTCAAGGCGGAGACCCCACCGGCACCGGCATGGGTGACCCGGGCTACCGCTTCGCGGACGAGTTCCAGAGCGGCCGCAGCTTCGACAAGCCGGGCCTCCTGGCCATGGCCAACGCCGGGCCCAACACCAACGGCAGCCAGTTCTTCATCACGACCAGCATGCCGATGCAGCTCACCGGCCGTCACACCATCTTCGGCGAGGTCGTCACGGGCTACGACGTGGTGGAGAAGATTGGCACCGTGCCGCGCAGCGCGCAGGACCGCCCGCAGACACCGGTGGTCCTGGAAACGATTACCCTGAGTGACAAGGCGCCGAAGAAGGCCCCTGCCGCCAAGCCGGCTCCCGCCACCAAGAGCGCCCCGCAATGAGCTTCATGGAGCAGGCCCGCGCGGGCACGGAGCTGTTCGGAACCTTCACCACGACGGAGGGGCGCATCGTCGTGCGTCTGTTCTCCAAGGACTCACCCCGGACGGTGGAGAACTTCGTGGGGCTGGCCACCGGGGAGAAGGACTGGACGGACCCGGTGACGTTCAAGGTGCAGCACGGCCGCCCGCTCTACGACGGGACGCTCTTCTTCCGCTGCATCAAGGACTTCATGATTCAGGGCGGGGACCCGACCAGCCGGGGAAACGGTGGCCCGGGCTTCCGTTTCGAGGATGAGTTCCAGAGTGGCCGGCGTTTCGACAGGAAGGGCCTGCTGGCCATGGGCAACACCGGCCCGAACACCAACGGCAGTCAGTTCTTCATCACCGCCGCGCCGCAGCCCCACCTGGACAACCGCTACACCATCTTTGGCGAGGTGGTGGAGGGCCAGGACGTGGTGGACCGCATCGCCAACGAGCTTCCCAAGGATTCAAGCGACCGCCCCCGCCGGGACGTGCGCATCCAGACGTTGACCATCTCCACGGCGCGGCCGTCGTAAGGGCCGTCCGCCGTTCATAGCTGTTCCCCCGGGGCCTTCCCGTGCAGCACGTCGGAAGGCCCACTGATCATCTCCGGAAGTATGGCCTCTCAGTCCCAGAAGAAGACCCCTCGCGCTGGCTTCGCCGCGCTCATCGGCCGGCCCAACGTGGGCAAGAGCACGCTGCTCAACGCGCTCACCGGCGAGAAGATCGCCATCGTCTCGCCCAAGCCGCAGACCACCCGCAACCGCATCCTGGGCGTGGTGACGCGCCCGGAAGGGCAGGTGGCGTTCATCGACACGCCCGGCATCCACCAGGCCAAGGGAGAGCTCAACCGCTACATGGTGGAGGCCGCCATCTCCGCGGCCGAGGAGGTGGACCTGGTCCTCTTCCTCATCGAGCCGCCCCAGGGCGAGACGCTGGACGTGACGCCGGGCAACCGCGCCATCCTCGAGCGGCTGCAGAAGGTGGGCAAGCCCACCTTCCTGGTCATCAACAAGATCGACTCCATCCCCAAGGCGAAGCTGCTGCCGCTCATCGCCCTCTACGGCCAGGAGTTCCCCTTCGCGGAGGTGGTGCCCATCTCCGCGCGGGAGAAGGACGGCGTGGAGCACCTGTTCCAGGTCGTGCTGGGCCACCTGCCGGAGGGCGAGCCCATCTTCGCGGAGGACATGCTCACGGATCAGCAGGAGCGCGTCCTCGTCGCCGAGTACATCCGCGAGCAGGTCCTGCGGCACTGCCGCCAGGAGATCCCTTACTCCACCGCGGTGCTGGTGGACGTGTTCGACGAGTCCGAGCGCGAGCCGCGCCCCGGCACGCCCCCCGGCCAGCTGGGCGGCCTCATCCGCATCGCGGCGTCCATCTACGTGGAGCGCGACAGCCAGAAGGCCATCCTGATTGGCAAGCAGGGGCAGATGCTGAAGCTCATCGGCACGGACGCGCGCAAGTCGGTGCAGCGCCTGCTGGGCGCGCACGTGTACCTGGACCTGCGCGTGCGCGTGGAGGCCCGCTGGAGCGAGCGCGCCGCCGGTTTGAGGAAGCTGGGTTACGAGTGATGTCGCCGCGGAAGTTTGTGCCGCTGACGTCGTTGCCTTCGAAGTCGTCGTCGCTGTCGAAAGAGATGCCATGAAGCCGCTGGTCGCCATTGTCGGTCGCCCCAACGTGGGCAAGAGCACGCTGTTCAACCGCCTGGTGGGCCGGCGCATCGCGCTCGTCGAGGACCAGCCCGGCGTCACCCGCGACCGGCACTACGCCGACGCGGAGTGGGAGGGCCGCGCCTTCACCCTCATCGACACGGGCGGCTTCGTCCCCGGTGAGAAGGACACGCTGCTCAAGCAGGTGCGCGAGCAGGCCCAGTTCGCGGTGGAGGAGTGCGACGTCATCGTCTTCGTGGTGGATGCCCGCGCGGGCATGACGACCGCGGACGAGGCCGTCGCCAACTACCTGCGCAAGGCGGGCAAGCCCGTCGTCGTCGCGGCCAACAAGCTGGACAACGAGTCCGGGCAGATGCAGTCGCTGGCCGGCGAGTTCTTCCGCCTGGGCCTGGGCGACGTGAACGCCATGTCCGCCGAGCACAACCTGGGCATGGGCAGCCTGATGGACTCCGTCGTGTCCAAGCTCCCGGAGAAGGTGGAGGGCGAGGACGCGGAGGCGCCGCCGGACGACGGGAAGATCCGCGTGGCCATCATCGGCCGGCCCAACGTGGGCAAGAGCACCCTGGTCAACGCCATCCTCAAGGAGAAGCGCGTCGTCACCAGCGAGGTCGCCGGCACCACGCGTGACCCCATCGACTCGGAAGTCACCTACAAGGGCAACGAGCTCATCCTCACGGACACCGCGGGCATCCGGCGCAAGAAGACCATCGCGCACCAGGTGGAGCAGTACTCCGTCATCGCGGCGCTGAAGGTGTTGGAGCGCAGCGACGTGGCGGTGCTGCTGATGGACGCCACGGAGCCGGCGGTGGATCAGGACGCCAAGCTGGCGGGCCTGTCCATGGACCGGGGCCGCGCGCTGGTCATCGTGGTGAACAAGTGGGACCTCATCGCGGAGGACAAGCGCCGCCAGGAGGCCTTCCGCGAGGACCTGAAAATCGCCCTGAAGTTCGTGGGCTACGCGCCGGTCATCTTCACGTCCGCCCTCCACGGCTCCAAGGTGGAGAAGGTGGTGGACGTGGCGGTGGAGCTGGCCAAGCAGTTCCGCTTCCGGGCGCCCACCCCGCAGCTCAACAAGCTGCTGGACTACATGGTGGACAACAACCCGGCGCCCATCGTGAAGGGCAAGCCGCTGCGCCTGTACTACATCGCCCAGGTGGCGGCGGCGCCGCCGACGTTCGCCCTCACGTGCAACGAGCCGCAGGGCGTGCCGGACATGTACAAGCGGTACATCACCAACCAGATCCGCAAGACGTTCGACCTGCGGGTCCCCATCCGCCTGCTCTTCCGCGAGCGTCCAGGCAAGGCCAAGCGCGAGGCGCGCAAGAAGCCGCACCTGGCGGGCAAGGGTGGCAAGGGTGGGAAGCGCGCGGGGCGCGACTGAGCGCGCTCGCGCGTTGACACTCCCAGCGGGCGCTCTTTACAGTGCGCCGCTTTCCCAGAGCGAAGAGCACCGTCGAGCCGGAGAGAGGTCCCTTCATCGTGGCCCAGCAGAAGACCGAGAAGATTCGCCAGCAGGAGCTTCGTCAGCCGGACGCCTTCCAGAAGGTGGGGGCGGACGCGCGTGACTGGCTGATGCAGCGCCAGAAGTTCCTCGCCATCGGCGCGGGCGTGCTGGTGCTGGGCGCGGTGGGTGTCGCCATCGCCAGCGAAGTGTCCAAGCGCGGCGAAGAGACGGCCTCCATGGCCCTGGGCCAGGCCCTCACCGTCCTGGACCGCCCCGTGACGGGCGTGGACCCGGCGGACCCCTCGTCCACGGAGCCCCCGTTCGCCTCCACGCAGGCCCGTGACGAGGAGGTCGTGAAGCAGTTGTCGGCCTTCCGCAAGGAGCACGAGGGCACGCGCTCGGCGACGACCGCCGCCCTGGCGCAGGCCAAGGCCGAGTTCCGGCTGGGCAAGTACGACGACGCCCTGGCGTCCCTGGACGTCTTCCTCAAGGGCGCCCCGGAGAACGACGCCCTGCGCGCGGGCGCCCTGGAAGGTCAGGGCTACGCCTACGAGGCCAAGGGTGACTACGC
This genomic stretch from Corallococcus macrosporus harbors:
- the der gene encoding ribosome biogenesis GTPase Der, whose product is MKPLVAIVGRPNVGKSTLFNRLVGRRIALVEDQPGVTRDRHYADAEWEGRAFTLIDTGGFVPGEKDTLLKQVREQAQFAVEECDVIVFVVDARAGMTTADEAVANYLRKAGKPVVVAANKLDNESGQMQSLAGEFFRLGLGDVNAMSAEHNLGMGSLMDSVVSKLPEKVEGEDAEAPPDDGKIRVAIIGRPNVGKSTLVNAILKEKRVVTSEVAGTTRDPIDSEVTYKGNELILTDTAGIRRKKTIAHQVEQYSVIAALKVLERSDVAVLLMDATEPAVDQDAKLAGLSMDRGRALVIVVNKWDLIAEDKRRQEAFREDLKIALKFVGYAPVIFTSALHGSKVEKVVDVAVELAKQFRFRAPTPQLNKLLDYMVDNNPAPIVKGKPLRLYYIAQVAAAPPTFALTCNEPQGVPDMYKRYITNQIRKTFDLRVPIRLLFRERPGKAKREARKKPHLAGKGGKGGKRAGRD
- a CDS encoding tetratricopeptide repeat protein, whose amino-acid sequence is MAQQKTEKIRQQELRQPDAFQKVGADARDWLMQRQKFLAIGAGVLVLGAVGVAIASEVSKRGEETASMALGQALTVLDRPVTGVDPADPSSTEPPFASTQARDEEVVKQLSAFRKEHEGTRSATTAALAQAKAEFRLGKYDDALASLDVFLKGAPENDALRAGALEGQGYAYEAKGDYAQAITSFEAMEKADTGEYLVGMGAYHKARMLILQGKKDEAAQVLSKIPTEHPGSAAARQATERMAVLAAEGVKVPTPAPPAATATDAGQP